In Desulfovibrio sp. 86, the following proteins share a genomic window:
- a CDS encoding argininosuccinate synthase produces MQNIKKVVLAYSGGLDTSVILKWLIETYKCEVIAVTANLGQPEDLSGVEEKALKTGASKAYVLDLREEMAKDFVFPMMRGAAIYEGRYLLGTSIARPLIAKALVDIARKEGADAISHGATGKGNDQVRFELAAAALAPEIKVIAPWREWELMSRTALTAFAEKHGIPISSAAKRYSMDANMLHTSFEGSELENPGNEPHESCHERCVPVELAPDTPEIVSVDFERGNPVAVNGKALSPATIISTLAEIAGRNGIGRDDMVENRFVGMKCRGVYENPAGTLLYKLHRDLEGICLDRELLGIRDMLAVRYAQCVYNGFWYSPEREAMQAFMDKSQETVTGTVRAKLYKGGVWPLARTSPNSLFSEDLATFEGGDYDHKDAAGFIRLNSLRLRLHAAVRGKLKD; encoded by the coding sequence ATGCAAAATATTAAAAAAGTTGTTCTCGCCTACTCCGGCGGGCTTGATACATCCGTCATCCTGAAATGGCTTATTGAGACGTACAAGTGTGAGGTCATCGCCGTCACCGCCAACCTCGGCCAGCCTGAAGACCTTTCGGGCGTTGAAGAAAAAGCGCTCAAGACCGGCGCTTCCAAGGCCTATGTGCTTGATCTGCGCGAAGAAATGGCCAAAGACTTCGTATTTCCCATGATGCGCGGCGCGGCCATCTACGAAGGCCGCTACCTGCTCGGCACTTCCATCGCCCGGCCCCTCATTGCCAAGGCTCTGGTGGATATCGCCCGCAAGGAAGGCGCCGACGCCATCTCGCACGGCGCCACCGGCAAGGGCAACGACCAGGTGCGCTTTGAACTCGCCGCCGCCGCTCTGGCCCCCGAGATCAAGGTCATTGCTCCCTGGCGCGAATGGGAGCTCATGTCCCGCACAGCGCTCACCGCTTTTGCCGAAAAGCACGGCATTCCCATTTCCAGCGCCGCAAAGCGTTACAGCATGGACGCCAACATGCTGCACACAAGCTTTGAAGGCAGCGAACTTGAAAACCCCGGCAACGAGCCGCACGAATCCTGCCACGAGCGTTGCGTGCCTGTGGAACTGGCCCCGGATACGCCGGAAATCGTCAGTGTGGACTTTGAGCGCGGCAATCCCGTTGCCGTCAACGGCAAGGCCCTTTCGCCCGCCACCATCATCAGCACTCTGGCCGAAATCGCCGGACGCAACGGCATTGGCCGCGATGACATGGTGGAAAACCGCTTTGTGGGCATGAAGTGTCGCGGCGTATATGAAAATCCCGCTGGCACCCTGCTCTACAAACTGCACCGCGACCTTGAAGGCATCTGCCTTGACCGCGAACTGCTCGGCATCCGCGACATGCTGGCCGTGCGCTACGCCCAGTGCGTATACAATGGCTTCTGGTACTCGCCCGAACGCGAAGCCATGCAGGCTTTTATGGACAAGTCGCAGGAAACCGTCACCGGCACTGTGCGCGCCAAACTGTACAAGGGCGGCGTCTGGCCCCTGGCCCGCACTTCTCCCAACTCGCTCTTTTCCGAAGACCTGGCCACCTTTGAGGGCGGCGACTATGACCACAAGGACGCAGCGGGCTTCATCCGCCTCAACAGCCTGCGCCTGCGCCTGCACGCGGCCGTTAGAGGCAAGCTGAAGGACTAG
- the argH gene encoding argininosuccinate lyase, whose translation MKTNQSWGGRFAEGPKEAVAQYTDSQSYDRALYAQDIRASQAHARMLGRQGIIPPGEAQLLVEGLDRVREEIRSGNFVWKPELEDVHMNIEARLTEIMGNVGKKLHTGRSRNDQVGLSFRLFVADRLETWRQRAAGLCAVLLQRATEHTADILPGYTHMQPAQPVSLAHHLLAYAWMFRRDAMRMADCLDRVRISPLGAAALAGTTYPLDPQSVAEDVGFSSVYTNSMDAVSDRDFVLEALFCGSTIMMHLSRLCEEIILWANPGFGFVRLPDSYSTGSSIMPQKKNPDVAELMRGKTGRVYGSLMSLLTIMKGLPLAYNRDMQEDKEGFLDADNTVEASLRLMAGMMEELRFRTDRMREACKAGFLNATELADYLVGKGLPFREAHHVTGQCVAAAESQGKGLEDLTLAEMQALEPRIEEDVYAILDYAAAVRRRETPGGTGPQSIAAQVAQLRTWLAGMGGKAI comes from the coding sequence ATGAAAACCAACCAGAGCTGGGGCGGGCGTTTTGCCGAAGGTCCCAAAGAAGCCGTGGCCCAGTATACGGACTCCCAATCTTACGACAGGGCCCTGTATGCCCAGGATATCCGCGCCTCGCAAGCCCATGCGCGCATGCTGGGCCGTCAGGGCATTATCCCGCCCGGTGAAGCTCAGTTGCTGGTTGAAGGACTTGACCGCGTTCGTGAAGAAATCCGCTCCGGCAACTTTGTCTGGAAGCCGGAACTTGAAGACGTGCACATGAACATTGAGGCGCGCCTTACGGAAATTATGGGCAACGTGGGCAAAAAACTGCACACTGGCCGCAGCCGCAATGACCAGGTGGGGTTAAGTTTTCGCCTCTTTGTGGCGGACCGACTTGAGACGTGGCGTCAGCGCGCCGCCGGCCTGTGCGCCGTGCTGTTGCAGCGCGCCACGGAGCACACCGCCGACATCCTGCCCGGTTATACCCACATGCAACCGGCGCAGCCCGTGAGCCTTGCGCACCACTTGCTGGCCTACGCATGGATGTTCAGGCGTGACGCCATGCGCATGGCCGACTGCCTTGACCGTGTCCGCATATCCCCCCTGGGCGCGGCCGCCCTGGCGGGCACAACCTACCCACTTGACCCGCAAAGCGTGGCTGAGGACGTGGGTTTTTCCAGCGTCTACACCAATTCGATGGACGCGGTTTCCGACAGAGATTTCGTGCTGGAAGCGCTTTTTTGCGGTTCCACCATCATGATGCACCTCTCGCGCCTGTGTGAAGAAATCATCCTGTGGGCCAACCCGGGTTTTGGCTTTGTGCGTCTGCCAGACAGCTATTCCACCGGCTCCTCCATCATGCCGCAAAAAAAGAACCCCGACGTGGCCGAACTTATGCGCGGCAAGACAGGGCGCGTCTACGGATCGCTCATGAGCCTGCTCACCATCATGAAAGGCTTGCCCCTGGCCTATAACCGCGACATGCAGGAAGACAAGGAAGGCTTTCTTGACGCCGACAACACGGTTGAAGCCTCACTGCGTCTTATGGCGGGCATGATGGAAGAACTGAGGTTTCGTACGGATCGCATGCGCGAAGCCTGCAAGGCCGGTTTTCTTAACGCCACGGAACTGGCCGACTATCTGGTGGGCAAAGGCCTGCCCTTCCGCGAGGCCCATCACGTCACCGGACAATGCGTGGCGGCGGCCGAAAGCCAGGGCAAGGGGCTTGAAGACCTCACCCTGGCTGAAATGCAGGCGCTTGAGCCACGCATTGAGGAAGACGTGTACGCCATACTGGACTATGCGGCCGCCGTTCGTCGGCGCGAGACTCCCGGCGGCACTGGCC